A part of Methanomassiliicoccales archaeon genomic DNA contains:
- a CDS encoding winged helix-turn-helix transcriptional regulator produces MKDPLALENRRRIFEHIGKKPGTHIREMERELGLSIGVLTYHLDQLEMSGLIRSEGENRKSYFRTKDFTKADRQLIANLRSKRAEQIALALLEKDGLSFREIREKLRVSNSTLSYHMGRLERMEIVTTSKVEREKVYHLKDREAVHLALMTIEKTEDPVAIFIRIWDALSKKE; encoded by the coding sequence ATGAAAGATCCATTAGCACTTGAGAATCGAAGGCGGATCTTCGAGCACATCGGTAAAAAGCCGGGGACGCATATCAGGGAAATGGAGAGGGAGCTCGGGCTCTCGATAGGGGTCCTTACGTACCATCTTGACCAGCTTGAGATGTCAGGGCTCATAAGGTCAGAGGGCGAAAATCGTAAGAGCTACTTCCGCACCAAGGACTTCACCAAAGCGGATAGACAATTGATAGCGAACCTCCGTTCCAAGAGGGCAGAGCAGATTGCCCTTGCCCTATTGGAAAAGGATGGGTTGTCCTTCAGGGAGATAAGAGAAAAATTGAGGGTATCAAATTCTACCCTGTCTTATCATATGGGTCGCCTTGAAAGGATGGAGATAGTAACAACATCAAAAGTGGAACGGGAAAAGGTGTACCATCTTAAGGACAGGGAAGCGGTTCATCTTGCCCTCATGACCATCGAAAAGACAGAGGACCCAGTGGCTATCTTTATTCGAATATGGGACGCATTAAGCAAGAAAGAATAG